CAAAGTTGGCCAGCAGTTTGGAGCTCAGGCCAGCGCCTATTTAACCAGCACGGTTCATGCTTCCGGGCGCGATCTGGAGCGGCTCAGCGCACGGCTGAATGACTTCCCCCATGCTACGCTCCTGGATATGGGATGCGGGGCAGGGCATGCCAGCTTTATTGCCGCGGCTAAAGTGAAGTCTGTGATAGCCTATGACCTGTCCGAGCAGATGCTGGCGGTAGTTGCTGAGGCGGCAACGACTCGTGGAATAGCGAACATTGCAACACGCCAGGGATATGCGGAATCTCTTCCGTTCGACGACAACACCTTTGAAGTGGTGATTAGCCGCTACTCTGCACATCACTGGCACGATGTCGGCCAGGCGCTGCGCGAGGTGAAACGTGTGCTTAAGCCCGGTGGTATCGCTATCTTTATGGATGTTACCTCGCCAGGCCATCCGGTAAAGGATATCTGGCTGCAGACGGTCGAGGCCCTGCGCGATACCTCGCATGTGCGTAATTACTCCAGCGGAGAGTGGCTTAGCCTGTTCAATGATGCGGGCCTG
This Klebsiella michiganensis DNA region includes the following protein-coding sequences:
- a CDS encoding SAM-dependent methyltransferase, encoding MTTQSHHDKVGQQFGAQASAYLTSTVHASGRDLERLSARLNDFPHATLLDMGCGAGHASFIAAAKVKSVIAYDLSEQMLAVVAEAATTRGIANIATRQGYAESLPFDDNTFEVVISRYSAHHWHDVGQALREVKRVLKPGGIAIFMDVTSPGHPVKDIWLQTVEALRDTSHVRNYSSGEWLSLFNDAGLVTHSVLCDRLNLEFTSWIARMRTPIVLSDAIRAYQKSASDEVKQYFELQRDGSFTSDIIMLEARKA